One window of the Acaryochloris sp. CCMEE 5410 genome contains the following:
- a CDS encoding DUF6958 family protein codes for MANKDAKIEVENINVPGQVTRVNAAKYSAMKVAFLNILPTQSPGLTQKEIQQQVKPHLPDDLFPQGQTSGWWAKTVQLDLEAKGSVIREKTKPLRWHKL; via the coding sequence ATGGCTAACAAAGACGCCAAGATTGAAGTCGAAAATATCAACGTTCCCGGACAAGTCACTCGGGTCAATGCGGCCAAGTATTCAGCGATGAAAGTGGCGTTTCTCAACATCCTGCCCACACAGTCACCGGGTCTGACCCAAAAGGAGATTCAGCAGCAGGTTAAACCACATCTCCCTGATGATCTGTTTCCTCAGGGGCAAACATCAGGATGGTGGGCAAAAACGGTGCAGTTGGATCTGGAGGCGAAAGGGAGCGTCATCCGCGAAAAGACTAAACCTCTGCGCTGGCACAAGTTATAG
- a CDS encoding FIST signal transduction protein, producing MRTFSHLDIEEQTTGTLSYDRVNGWSKPFPDLDSENTLVVVFAAHEYCDSPEPLLEIRKYFPESKIIGCSSPVVICDGSLLEGAIAVGIIRFETTQIRLASAAVTNFETSRTAGQQLGEQLTDPDLKGVLIFSDGVTTEATELVRGLQERLPPEVTIAGGLASGHTLDDTWMICDGELQRLQACAVGFVGNRVELTRATGGGWRLIGAECQATRTADRTLYELDGEPAHDVYQRQVGNEVGFGLHESSTRYPLTIRLPSLEMQIVRDVNRFDEASGAIELAGDIPEGVTVQVMTTTADEILDGVDEAVERMRSKTILPQNNALAICVSCAGRRTVLLEKTREEAALAYDGLGHGIHQIGMYAFGEISTTSSGPPQVHNETITMGLIREY from the coding sequence ATGAGAACATTTTCGCATTTAGATATTGAAGAACAGACTACCGGGACGTTGAGCTATGACCGAGTTAATGGTTGGTCAAAACCTTTTCCAGATCTGGATTCTGAAAATACGCTGGTTGTTGTCTTTGCTGCCCATGAATACTGTGACTCACCAGAGCCATTGCTAGAAATCCGCAAATATTTTCCAGAATCGAAGATTATCGGCTGTAGTTCGCCAGTTGTGATCTGTGATGGATCGTTGCTGGAAGGTGCGATCGCAGTCGGTATCATCCGTTTTGAAACTACCCAAATCCGACTTGCCTCTGCAGCAGTCACTAATTTCGAAACCTCTCGAACCGCAGGCCAACAACTGGGCGAACAATTGACGGATCCTGATCTTAAAGGGGTGCTGATTTTTTCGGATGGTGTGACGACAGAAGCCACAGAGCTAGTGCGAGGCTTGCAGGAACGATTACCACCCGAAGTGACAATTGCTGGTGGTTTGGCAAGCGGTCACACCCTGGATGACACCTGGATGATTTGCGATGGCGAACTGCAACGGTTGCAGGCTTGTGCCGTCGGTTTTGTGGGGAATCGGGTCGAACTGACCCGAGCCACTGGAGGCGGATGGCGATTGATCGGAGCCGAATGTCAGGCGACGCGAACCGCCGATCGAACGTTATACGAACTTGATGGCGAACCTGCTCATGATGTGTACCAGCGACAGGTGGGTAACGAAGTTGGATTTGGGTTGCACGAGTCTTCTACTCGCTACCCCCTGACGATTCGGCTACCGAGTCTAGAAATGCAAATCGTTCGTGACGTCAACCGCTTTGACGAAGCCTCTGGGGCCATTGAATTGGCAGGGGATATTCCCGAGGGCGTGACCGTCCAAGTGATGACGACCACTGCCGACGAAATTCTGGATGGGGTGGACGAAGCGGTCGAGCGCATGCGGAGCAAAACCATCTTGCCCCAGAACAATGCCTTAGCTATTTGCGTAAGCTGTGCGGGTCGACGCACGGTTCTGCTAGAGAAGACGAGGGAAGAAGCTGCCCTTGCCTATGATGGCTTGGGGCATGGAATTCATCAAATTGGCATGTATGCCTTCGGCGAAATTTCAACCACCTCATCGGGGCCGCCTCAGGTTCATAACGAGACCATCACGATGGGGCTAATACGAGAGTATTAG
- a CDS encoding bifunctional diguanylate cyclase/phosphodiesterase, producing the protein MAIQPVPDHRSSVLSRMLKRLMRRQGVTVDEVPNLSGWTNFVLAVNQTIQEFTANRELLEQSVQSTSLKLKQAYEDLKSESSLRLAQADLHQRELENLVQERTAELQAAQLHLEQINKRLEYDATHDDLTGLANRNQLMRELNRCVAQLATDLAVGLCFFFIDFDRFKQINDRLGHLMGDKVLIQVANRLSTLAGDATCLARLGGDEFVLLTGQLTVAEAYKLAQNITATFAQPLRIRETEIPMSASVGIVLGDASYQSADDVVRDADIAMYRAKATGNCYQFFDERMRTEYLEGLELERELETAVREKQFRVNFEPIIDIHQSDIYSIESLVRWIHPDKGMISPGRFIPLAEELGLVIDIDRIVFEQTCKQFRQWRASGITRPQQKFNVNLSCGQLERSDIIPFLLSTIDVSGISPHDVVLEITESYLLADSVLVMKNLNEMNELGFSIFVDDFGTGYSSLSYLAKYPIHGIKIDRSFVRDLTESPESKELIRSMIAMADALNLQVVTEGVETLEQLQIMTELGCRYIQGFLFTRPMNAMQAASFLVDQPYREVGAIAPM; encoded by the coding sequence ATGGCTATCCAACCTGTTCCCGACCATCGATCTAGCGTACTCAGCCGCATGCTCAAACGGCTGATGCGTCGACAAGGGGTCACGGTGGATGAAGTCCCTAATCTTTCCGGCTGGACCAACTTTGTCTTAGCGGTCAATCAAACCATCCAAGAGTTCACTGCCAATCGCGAACTGTTAGAACAGTCCGTACAGTCGACATCGCTCAAACTCAAGCAGGCCTACGAAGATCTCAAGAGTGAATCGAGTTTACGGTTAGCCCAGGCAGACTTGCACCAGCGAGAATTAGAGAACCTCGTACAGGAAAGAACCGCTGAGCTACAAGCTGCTCAGCTCCATCTCGAACAAATCAATAAGCGCTTGGAATATGATGCCACCCACGATGACTTAACGGGGTTGGCGAATCGCAACCAGTTGATGCGGGAGTTAAATCGGTGTGTGGCTCAGCTCGCCACGGATTTAGCTGTAGGACTATGCTTTTTCTTTATCGACTTTGATCGCTTTAAGCAAATTAACGACCGGTTGGGTCACCTTATGGGCGACAAAGTGTTGATTCAGGTTGCCAATCGCCTGTCCACTTTGGCCGGTGATGCAACCTGCCTGGCTCGTTTGGGGGGAGACGAATTCGTGTTGCTAACGGGGCAACTGACGGTCGCTGAAGCCTACAAACTGGCTCAGAACATCACGGCTACCTTTGCTCAACCCCTGCGCATTCGCGAGACCGAAATCCCCATGTCGGCGAGTGTTGGCATCGTCTTAGGGGATGCATCCTATCAATCTGCGGATGACGTCGTTCGGGATGCTGATATTGCCATGTATCGCGCTAAAGCAACGGGAAATTGCTATCAATTCTTCGACGAAAGAATGCGGACAGAGTATTTAGAAGGCTTGGAACTAGAACGAGAATTAGAAACCGCTGTGCGGGAGAAACAGTTCCGCGTCAATTTTGAACCCATTATTGATATCCATCAGTCCGACATCTACTCGATTGAGTCGCTAGTGCGCTGGATTCATCCCGACAAGGGCATGATCTCGCCCGGCCGCTTTATTCCCCTGGCAGAAGAATTAGGGCTAGTGATAGATATCGACCGAATTGTCTTCGAGCAAACTTGTAAGCAGTTTCGTCAATGGCGGGCTAGCGGCATCACCCGTCCTCAACAGAAGTTCAATGTCAATCTGTCCTGTGGCCAGCTGGAACGATCCGATATTATCCCCTTCCTCCTCAGCACTATTGATGTATCCGGTATCAGCCCCCACGACGTTGTGCTGGAAATTACGGAGAGCTACTTGCTGGCAGACTCTGTCCTGGTAATGAAGAATCTAAATGAAATGAACGAGTTGGGATTTAGCATTTTTGTGGATGACTTTGGAACGGGATACTCATCCCTGAGTTATCTCGCCAAGTATCCCATCCACGGCATTAAGATTGATCGAAGTTTTGTCAGAGATCTGACAGAAAGCCCGGAAAGCAAAGAGTTAATTCGCTCTATGATTGCCATGGCCGATGCGTTGAATCTGCAAGTGGTGACTGAAGGGGTAGAAACCCTAGAGCAATTGCAGATCATGACGGAACTGGGCTGCCGCTATATTCAAGGCTTCTTATTTACACGCCCGATGAATGCCATGCAGGCCGCATCGTTTTTGGTGGATCAGCCGTATCGAGAGGTAGGTGCGATCGCACCCATGTAG
- a CDS encoding DOPA 4,5-dioxygenase family protein, whose product MPSSPLPKRPTNDYDHYHAHVYFDADSVELASSICHQAGERFDIQVGRVHQKLVGPHPRWSCQLSFGKDQFDRLIPWLEENRNDLTVFVHALTGNDLADHTTHASWLGESVPLNLTVFSVEESVADDKVSS is encoded by the coding sequence ATGCCTTCTTCTCCACTCCCCAAGCGGCCGACTAACGATTACGACCACTATCATGCCCATGTCTATTTCGACGCAGACTCGGTAGAGTTAGCCTCATCTATTTGCCACCAAGCAGGCGAGCGATTTGATATTCAGGTGGGCCGAGTTCACCAAAAGTTGGTAGGGCCACATCCTCGATGGAGCTGTCAGCTTTCTTTTGGTAAGGACCAGTTTGATCGACTGATTCCGTGGCTGGAAGAGAATCGTAACGATTTAACAGTCTTTGTCCATGCCTTAACGGGTAATGATTTAGCGGATCACACGACCCATGCATCTTGGCTGGGTGAATCAGTCCCCCTGAATTTGACCGTCTTCAGCGTTGAAGAATCCGTTGCTGACGATAAAGTCTCGTCTTGA
- a CDS encoding DUF6151 family protein, which translates to MAYSIQCQCGRVQGRVNRPKNINRVTCYCRDCQAFAHFLGRSNEILDPQGGTEIVQMLPKHISFDQGGEYLACMRLTATGLLRWYTTCCNTPIGNTLPSHRMSFVGVVHNCLESSDVKLDGICNSESAHVNTAGAKGDPKPKPTGQVKAIIRNLLMILKARIDGSYQQTPFFKVDSGLPITTPQILSSQEYEELINTV; encoded by the coding sequence ATGGCTTATTCCATCCAATGTCAATGTGGACGTGTTCAAGGGCGTGTTAATCGTCCTAAAAATATCAACCGAGTGACCTGTTATTGTCGGGACTGTCAGGCATTTGCGCATTTCCTGGGCAGAAGTAATGAAATTCTCGACCCTCAGGGGGGCACAGAGATCGTTCAGATGCTGCCAAAGCATATCTCGTTTGATCAAGGGGGCGAATATTTGGCCTGTATGCGCCTGACAGCAACGGGGCTATTGCGTTGGTATACCACGTGCTGCAACACTCCCATCGGCAATACGTTACCGAGCCATAGGATGTCCTTTGTTGGTGTGGTTCATAATTGCTTGGAATCTTCTGATGTCAAACTGGATGGCATCTGCAACTCCGAAAGCGCCCACGTCAATACAGCAGGTGCCAAAGGAGATCCTAAGCCCAAGCCCACGGGTCAGGTCAAAGCGATTATTCGTAATCTGCTGATGATCCTGAAAGCACGTATCGATGGCAGTTATCAACAGACGCCCTTCTTCAAAGTGGACTCTGGTTTGCCCATCACCACTCCTCAAATACTGAGTTCGCAAGAATATGAGGAGCTGATAAATACGGTTTAA
- a CDS encoding VOC family protein codes for MIPIRGVYEVAIRVRDLARAETFYCQLLGLKVGLRDEQRNWLFLRTGDSSGMIVLQEDQGHWPTQHFAFTVRESEIEQSAQQLRENGIALEGPIVHDWIPAKSVYFEDPDGHALELCAVLPKTI; via the coding sequence ATGATTCCCATCCGCGGTGTTTACGAAGTTGCGATCCGTGTCCGCGACCTCGCTAGGGCAGAGACATTTTACTGTCAGCTCCTCGGCCTAAAAGTGGGTCTTCGAGATGAACAGCGCAACTGGCTATTTCTACGAACTGGTGATTCCTCTGGCATGATCGTGTTGCAAGAGGACCAGGGACACTGGCCTACACAACATTTCGCGTTCACGGTTCGTGAATCTGAAATAGAGCAATCGGCACAACAGCTTCGGGAGAATGGCATTGCCTTGGAAGGTCCCATCGTCCATGATTGGATTCCGGCGAAGTCAGTCTATTTTGAAGACCCCGATGGTCATGCGCTGGAACTTTGTGCTGTACTGCCTAAAACCATCTAG
- a CDS encoding DUF1993 domain-containing protein has translation MSSQAIASIQTLFQSRLATLEHLLKTAQTHFRDESFLQKQIVADMLPFGTQVAFTCNQPRNFALWCEGQPANNLDPEVTSLAQAYEHIANTQSMLIDISVADEKLAEITRVDLGDNLYLELSGGDYIHEFLIPNFYFHLVTAYDILRMAGVPIGKRDYMMHLVPFVKQE, from the coding sequence ATGTCCAGTCAAGCTATCGCTTCAATTCAAACCCTCTTTCAAAGCCGGTTAGCAACTCTCGAGCATCTTTTAAAGACTGCTCAAACCCATTTCAGGGATGAATCCTTCCTACAAAAACAAATCGTGGCAGATATGCTGCCCTTCGGTACACAGGTTGCCTTCACATGCAATCAACCCCGAAACTTCGCCCTCTGGTGTGAGGGTCAACCTGCGAATAATCTCGATCCAGAGGTCACCTCCCTTGCCCAAGCCTATGAGCACATCGCCAATACTCAAAGCATGCTTATAGACATTAGCGTTGCAGATGAAAAACTGGCTGAAATCACGCGCGTTGACTTAGGCGATAATCTCTATCTTGAGCTGTCGGGAGGTGACTATATCCACGAATTTCTCATCCCTAATTTCTACTTCCATCTGGTCACTGCTTACGACATCCTGCGCATGGCAGGTGTACCGATTGGCAAACGAGATTACATGATGCACTTGGTGCCTTTTGTTAAACAGGAGTGA
- a CDS encoding aminotransferase class V-fold PLP-dependent enzyme yields the protein MTSEQQHSLEVHRQQFPALGNKLYFNYGGQGPLPQPAFTAIQSAYTQMQELGPFTGGALAWMTEKVEGTRRAIASQLNVSPSTITLTESVSSGCNIAMWGFNWQPGDHILLSDCEHPGIIATAQQLSHRYGVEVSTFPLMATLNEGDPIGVMVEHLRPNTRLAIVSHILWNTGQVLPLTAMAAACRQAVPTVAILVDAAQSVGVLPLKVDELDVDFYAFTGHKWFCGPDGLGGLYVRAASLDRLEPTFIGWRGIDMDVQGKPTGWKPDGRRYEVATSAFPLFPGLTAAIELQEQWGTPTDRYQRIVHLSQILWELLSTIPKITCLRTTAPESGLVAFQIEGFSNHRPFVQQLESQKMMVRLIADPNCVRACVHYLTLESELEQLVQAIEQALA from the coding sequence ATGACCTCCGAACAGCAGCATTCTTTAGAAGTACATCGACAGCAATTTCCTGCTTTAGGGAATAAGCTGTACTTCAACTACGGTGGCCAAGGCCCCCTGCCACAGCCTGCTTTCACTGCCATTCAGTCTGCCTATACCCAAATGCAAGAGCTTGGCCCGTTTACCGGGGGGGCATTGGCTTGGATGACGGAGAAAGTTGAAGGTACTAGACGTGCGATCGCATCTCAACTCAACGTCTCTCCCAGCACCATCACCCTGACAGAATCCGTATCCAGCGGCTGCAATATCGCCATGTGGGGGTTTAACTGGCAACCGGGTGATCACATTTTACTGTCGGACTGTGAACATCCTGGCATCATCGCCACGGCCCAACAGCTCAGCCATCGCTATGGCGTCGAAGTCTCGACCTTCCCCTTGATGGCGACCCTGAACGAGGGTGATCCAATTGGGGTAATGGTGGAGCATTTACGTCCCAACACACGATTGGCTATCGTGAGTCACATCCTATGGAACACTGGTCAGGTCTTACCCCTCACGGCTATGGCAGCCGCTTGTCGACAAGCCGTACCAACCGTGGCGATCTTAGTGGATGCTGCCCAATCCGTCGGGGTATTGCCCCTCAAGGTAGATGAATTGGATGTCGATTTCTATGCTTTTACCGGTCATAAGTGGTTCTGCGGCCCTGATGGGTTAGGCGGGCTGTATGTTCGAGCAGCCTCTTTGGATCGTTTAGAACCCACCTTTATCGGCTGGCGTGGAATTGATATGGATGTCCAGGGTAAACCAACAGGGTGGAAGCCAGATGGTCGTCGGTATGAGGTCGCGACTTCTGCCTTTCCGCTGTTTCCGGGGTTAACCGCTGCCATTGAACTACAGGAGCAGTGGGGAACGCCGACGGATCGCTATCAACGCATTGTCCATCTCAGTCAAATTTTGTGGGAGCTGCTCAGCACGATTCCAAAAATTACTTGTTTACGCACTACCGCACCAGAGTCCGGTTTAGTCGCTTTCCAAATTGAAGGCTTCAGCAACCATCGTCCTTTTGTACAACAGCTCGAAAGCCAAAAGATGATGGTGCGTCTGATCGCAGATCCTAATTGCGTCAGAGCTTGTGTGCATTATCTGACTTTGGAATCTGAATTGGAACAACTCGTCCAGGCCATTGAGCAAGCATTGGCATGA
- a CDS encoding STAS/SEC14 domain-containing protein, whose protein sequence is MIEYRNNPTSNVVELIVEGKITEADLDQAIARLKLDISKHGKLKLLEEIRSFDGIDPIALWKDAQFGLSHVNDFSHVAVVAEAEWVRTIAAASDNILSAQVKAFAPSQHEAARTWLLTVPEPSQASGMTYRSSSESNIVEVIIEGTITAADFDRVVPQMKADLAKHGKVKVLEEIRSFEGMDPMALWKDLQQAYMVKDITHVALVADAQWMRTVAEAVSAIFPAEIKAFERSQIDLARVWLAAA, encoded by the coding sequence GTGATTGAGTATCGAAACAACCCCACAAGTAATGTTGTTGAACTGATTGTTGAGGGCAAGATTACCGAGGCTGATTTAGATCAAGCTATTGCTCGGCTGAAACTTGATATTTCCAAGCATGGCAAGCTTAAACTTCTGGAAGAGATCCGTAGTTTTGATGGCATAGATCCCATTGCCCTGTGGAAAGATGCCCAGTTTGGCCTCAGTCATGTCAACGACTTTTCCCATGTTGCCGTCGTGGCAGAAGCAGAATGGGTGCGGACGATTGCTGCGGCATCTGATAATATTCTGTCTGCTCAGGTCAAAGCTTTTGCGCCCTCTCAACATGAAGCAGCCCGGACCTGGTTGCTGACGGTTCCTGAACCCAGTCAAGCGTCTGGTATGACTTACCGAAGCAGCAGTGAAAGCAACATCGTTGAGGTGATCATCGAGGGTACCATTACCGCTGCTGACTTTGATCGAGTTGTTCCCCAAATGAAAGCGGATTTGGCTAAGCATGGCAAAGTAAAAGTGCTGGAAGAGATTCGGAGCTTTGAAGGCATGGACCCAATGGCCTTGTGGAAGGATTTGCAGCAGGCATATATGGTCAAAGACATTACCCATGTGGCTTTGGTGGCCGATGCCCAGTGGATGCGAACGGTTGCCGAAGCGGTCAGCGCGATTTTCCCGGCTGAAATCAAAGCATTTGAGCGATCGCAAATTGATTTAGCCCGAGTTTGGCTAGCAGCGGCATAG